In the Manis javanica isolate MJ-LG chromosome 14, MJ_LKY, whole genome shotgun sequence genome, one interval contains:
- the LOC108405707 gene encoding olfactory receptor 5V1-like, which translates to MDGYNLSPVTHFVLPGLSDLPEVRYSLFVVFAVTYQVTLVGNGAILLAIGIEKTLHTHVYYFLANLSLLDIFCPSATVPKMLDNLLTGNHSISFLGCPLQLYFLVALAGTEVFLLAAMAYDRYVAICFPLRYTLIMTKARCAQLAAGTWAAGFLISLLHTVSTFRLSFCKSNLVNQYYCDIPPVVALSCSSTYMAEMLVLVVAGISGIGAFLTTFISYVYIISTILKIQSVEGKCKAFSKCASHLLVVCLFYGTAIFTYVHPSSSHHSPDRDRLIAMLYGVITPMLNPMIYSLRNTEVKGALSRVLCH; encoded by the coding sequence ATGGACGGCTACAATCTCTCCCCCGTGACTCACTTTGTCCTCCCGGGGCTCTCTGACCTCCCCGAGGTTCGCTACTCTCTCTTTGTGGTCTTTGCCGTCACCTACCAGGTCACTTTGGTGGGAAATGGAGCCATTCTCTTGGCCATCGGGATAGAGAAAACGCTGCACACACACGTGTACTACTTTCTGGCCAATCTGTCCCTCTTAGACATATTCTGCCCATCAGCTACTGTCCCCAAGATGCTGGACAATCTCTTGACTGGGAATCACAGCATTTCTTTCCTGGGCTGTCCTTTGCAGCTTTATTTCCTGGTGGCCCTGGCGGGGACTGAGGTCTTCCTTCTCGCTGCCATGGCTTATGACAGGTACGTGGCCATCTGCTTCCCCCTCCGTTACACCCTCATCATGACCAAGGCTCGCTGTgcccagctggcagctgggacCTGGGCAGCAGGGTTTCTCATTTCCCTCCTCCACACGGTGTCCACCTTCCGCCTGTCTTTCTGTAAGTCCAATCTGGTTAACCAGTACTACTGTGACATCCCCCCAGTGGTGGCCCTCTCCTGCTCATCCACTTACATGGCAGAAATGCTTGTTTTAGTGGTAGCAGGTATCTCGGGAATTGGTGCCTTCCTAACCACCTTCATCTCTTATGTATACATCATATCCACCATCCTAAAGATCCAGTCGGTGGAAGGGAAGTGCAAAGCCTTTTCCAAAtgtgcctcccacctcctggtggtCTGTTTATTCTATGGCACAGCCATCTTCACCTATGTCCATCCCTCTTCAAGTCACCACTCCCCAGACAGGGACAGACTCATCGCCATGCTCTATGGGGTTATCACCCCAATGCTAAACCCCATGATCTACAGCTTGAGGAACACAGAGGTGAAAGGGGCACTCAGCAGggtcttatgtcactga